One genomic segment of Drosophila melanogaster chromosome 3R includes these proteins:
- the chp gene encoding chaoptin, isoform C — protein MFGYAFLTITLMIMIWMSLARASMFDREMEETHYPPCTYNVMCTCSKSSTDLGIVHCKNVPFPALPRMVNQSKVFMLHMENTGLREIEPYFLQSTGMYRLKISGNHLTEIPDDAFTGLERSLWELILPQNDLVEIPSKSLRHLQKLRHLDLGYNHITHIQHDSFRGLEDSLQTLILRENCISQLMSHSFSGLLILETLDLSGNNLFEIDPNVFVDGMPRLTRLLLTDNILSEIPYDALGPLKSLRTLDISHNVIWSLSGNETYEIKASTKLNLDNLHLEYNHIEVLPPNSFKYFDTVNRTFFDGNPIHTLREDAFKPARIREIYMRYCGLTNISPVAFDSLVNSLQILDLSGNNLTKLHHKLFNNFDVLRVISMRDNKIKIQKPTETFNAVHYTLLKLDLSGDRNDPTNLQTLRKMRNMRSLSISRLGSSSVGPEDFKDFGVELEDLQITRASLSGIQSHAFKHVRGLKRLDFSENGISSIENDAFHEIGHSLISLKMSHGYSGSALPAEPLRHLTSLQELDFSNNHISSMSDTSFHFLKNLRLLELHDNRIEQVLKGTFQGDIHSKLEEISLRFNHLTSISQHTFFDLEALRKLHLDDNKIDKIERRAFMNLDELEYLSLRGNKINNLADESFQNLPKLEILDMAFNQLPNFNFDYFDQVGTLSNLNVNVSHNQIRQLMYNSSWSGRNEHGGMYHSNIKILDLSHNNISIIHPGYFRPAEISLTHLHLGYNSLMNTTRDVFGNMPHLQWLDLSYNWIHELDFDAFKNTKQLQLVFFGHNYLSDIPQDIFKPVQGLRIVDFSHNHLRGLPDNLFYNGGMEKLDVSHNMMLKIPSSSLSSLAALTLCELHLSNNFISTIHSMDLSNKFRSLRYLDISYNYLLRIDDAVFATMPKLAVLDLSHNRDLKVMDKSFMGLENSLIKLGLENISLSTVPEIRLKYLREFRLGYNELPSIPQELAHNMSNLRMLDLSNNDLTNVPLMTQALPHLRRLMLSGNPITSLNNNSFDGVNEDLEMLDISNFRLHYFEYGCLDSLPHLRSLKLTAYSHLEHFNIPHLLRHHYNIRQLWIEAPQPFTRIVKKGSGPTQEMQTLQLGNPTDLQREMEGHLPSKLTNITFSGPQFTNLNERILRGMRSPYLYMQLFNTSLQALPPNFFKYMGRVRNISLDIRYHNRNLKKIPNPNTGAVPYLPNSVFLTDLKMSHTDLNCDCDLGWVEFWQRKRRQYICSSQTWTDTVFRTFMNSPCQVYGRHNCDEHDDDLRETRCENKGGQQLMEALKFDLECGWDNANCREAAFVVVMVCVAMVFWM, from the exons ATG ttCGGCTATGCCTTCCTGACTATAACGCTCATGATCATGATCTGGATGTCGCTGGCTCGCGCCTCCATGTTCGATCGCGAGATGGAGGAGACGCATTACCCGCCCTGCACCTACAACGTGATGTGCACCTGCTCCAAGTCCTCCACGGATCTGGGGATAGTGCACTGCAAGAATGTTCCGTTTCCGGCACTGCCGCGCATGGTGAACCAGTCAAAG GTTTTCATGCTGCACATGGAGAACACAGGTCTGCGGGAGATTGAGCCCTACTTCCTGCAGTCCACGGGCATGTACCGCCTAAAGATCTCTGGGAACCATCTCACCGAGATCCCAGATGATGCCTTCACCGGCCTGGAGCGATCGCTGTGGGAGCTGATTCTGCCGCAGAACGACCTGGTGGAGATCCCGTCCAAGTCCCTGAGGCACCTGCAGAAGCTGCGTCATCTGGACCTGGGCTACAACCACATAACGCACATTCAGCACGACTCGTTCCGCGGCCTGGAGGACTCGCTGCAGACGCTGATCCTGCGCGAGAACTGCATATCGCAGCTGATGTCGCACAGCTTCTCCGGGCTCCTCATTCTTGAGACCCTCGACCTGAGTGGGAACAACCTGTTCGAGATCGATCCGAATGTGTTCGTCGATGGAATGCCGAGGCTGACCCGTCTGTTGCTCACGGACAATATCCTCTCGGAGATTCCGTACGACGCCCTGGGTCCGCTAAAGAGCCTTCGCACCCTAGATATCTCCCACAATGTGATCTGGTCGCTCAGTGGCAACGAAACCTACGAGATCAAGGCCAGCACCAAGCTGAATCTGGACAATCTACACCTGGAGTACAATCACATCGAGGTCCTGCCTCCCAATTCATTCAAGTACTTCGATACCGTCAACCGCACCTTCTTCGATGGCAATCCCATTCACACTCTGAGG GAAGATGCATTTAAGCCCGCTCGAATCAGGGAGATCTACATGCGCTACTGCGGCCTGACCAACATTTCGCCTGTGGCCTTTGACAGCCTGGTGAACAGCCTCCAGATCCTGGATTTGTCTGGCAACAATCTCACCAAGCTGCATCATAAGCTCTTCAACAATTTCGATGTCTTGAG GGTCATCAGCATGCGGGACAATAAGATCAAGATCCAGAAGCCCACGGAGACCTTCAATGCGGTGCACTACACCCTCCTGAAATTGGACCTGAGTGGAGACCGCAACGACCCCACCAATCTGCAGACCCTGCGCAA AATGCGGAACATGAGATCACTGTCGATCTCGCGCCTGGGATCCTCCTCCGTGGGACCCGAGGACTTCAAGGACTTCGGCGTGGAGCTGGAGGATCTGCAGATCACCAGGGCCAGTCTCTCCGGGATTCAATCGCACGCCTTCAAGCACGTTAGGGGTCTGAAAAGGCTGGACTTTAGCGAGAACGGAATATCAAGCATAGAGAACGATGCCTTCCATGAG ATTGGTCACTCGCTCATCTCTCTGAAGATGTCGCACGGCTATTCTGGCAGTGCCCTGCCAGCTGAACCCCTAAGGCATCTGACCTCCCTCCAAGAGCTGGACTTTAGCAACAATCACATCAGCAGCATGAGCGACACCAGTTTCCATTTCCTGAAGAACTTGCGGCTCCTAGAGCTTCATGACAACAGGATCGAGCAGGTTTTAAAGGGCACCTTCCAGGGCGACATTCACTCAAAGCTGGAGGAGATCTCGCTTCGCTTCAACCACCTGACCTCCATATCCCAGCATACCTTCTTCGATCTGGAAGCCTTGAGGAAACTGCATCTGGATGACAATAAGATTGACAAGATCGAGCGAAGAGCCTTTATGAACCTGGATGAGCTGGAGTATCTAAGCTTGAGGGGCAACAAGATAAACAACCTGGCCGACGAGTCCTTCCAGAACCTACCGAAACTGGAGATCCTGGACATGGCCTTCAATCAGCTACCCAACTTCAACTTTGACTACTTCGACCAAGTGGGTACCCTTTCGAATCTTAATGTGAACGTGAGCCACAATCAAATCAGGCAGTTGATGTACAATTCCTCGTGGAGTGGACGAAATGAACATG GTGGCATGTACCACTCGAATATTAAGATATTGGATCTTTCCCACAACAATATATCTATTATCCATCCTGGATACTTCCGGCCTGCTGAAATTTCGCTGACACACCTACATCTGGGCTACAATTCGCTGATG AACACGACTCGTGATGTCTTCGGCAACATGCCCCACTTGCAATGGCTGGACCTCAGCTACAACTGGATCCACGAACTGGACTTTGATGCCTTCAAGAACACCAAACAGCTCCAGCTGGTCTTCTTTGGCCACAATTACCTCAGTGACATTCCCCAGGATATATTCAAACCTGTCCAAGGCCTGCGCATCGTTGACTTCTCGCATAATCACCTGAGGGGCCTGCCCGACAATCTCTTCTACAACGGAGGCATGGAAAA ATTGGATGTGTCGCACAACATGATGTTGAAGATCCCCTCCTCATCGCTGTCCAGTTTGGCTGCGCTGACGCTTTGTGAACTGCACCTGTCCAACAACTTTATCTCTACCATTCACAGCATGGATTTGTCCAACAAGTTTAGA TCCCTGCGCTACCTGGACATCTCATACAACTATCTGCTGCGAATTGATGATGCAGTGTTCGCCACCATGCCAAAACTGGCCGTTCTGGACCTCTCCCACAATCGGGATCTGAAGGTGATGGATAAGTCGTTTATGGGCTTGGAGAACTCGCTGATCAAACTGGGCCTGGAGAACATTTCTCTGAGCACGGTGCCCGAGATTCGACTGAAGTATCTGCGGGAGTTCCGCCTGGGTTACAATGAGCTGCCCTCGATTCCGCAGGAACTAGCCCACAATATGAGTAATCTGCGCATGCTTGATCTCTCCAACAACGACTTGACCAATGTGCCACTGATGACCCAAGCTCTGCCCCACTTGAG ACGTCTGATGCTTTCTGGCAATCCCATAACCTCGCTGAACAACAACAGTTTTGATGGCGTGAACGAGGATCTTGAGATGCTGGATATATCGAATTTCCGGCTGCACTACTTCGAGTATGGCTGTTTGGACTCGTTGCCTCACTTGCGATCGCTTAAGCTCACTGCCTATTCCCACCTGGAGCACTTTAATATTCCACATCTGTTGCGCCACCATTACAATATCCGCCAGTTGTGGATCGAGGCCCCACAGCCCTTCACTCGCATTGTTAAGAAGGGATCTGGACCCACCCAGGAGATGCAGACCCTTCAGCTGGGCAATCCCACCGACTTGCAGCGCGAAATGGAGGGCCATCTGCCCTCCAAGCTGACCAACATCACCTTCAGTGGTCCCCAGTTCACCAACCTGAATGAACGCATTCTAAGA GGCATGCGTTCTCCATACCTCTACATGCAATTATTCAATACCTCGCTGCAAGCCTTGCCTCCGAACTTTTTTAAGTACATGGGCCGAGTTCGGAACATTTCGCTGGACATTCGCTACCACAACAGGAACCTGAAGAAGATTCCCAATCCAAACACTGGAGCTGTTCCCTATCTGCCGAATAGTGTGTTCCTCACGGACTTGAAGATGTCTCACACCGATCTCAACTGCGATTGCGACCTAGG GTGGGTGGAGTTTTGGCAGCGCAAGAGGCGCCAGTACATCTGCTCCTCCCAAACCTGGACCGATACCGTCTTCCGCACCTTCATGAACTCACCTTGCCAAGTGTACGGACGTCACAACTGCGACGAACACGACGATGACCTGAGGGAGACGCGCTGTGAGAACAAAGGAGGGCAACAGCTGATGGAG GCCCTCAAATTCGATCTGGAGTGCGGGTGGGACAATGCAAATTGCCGGGAGGCCGCCTttgtggtggtgatggtgtgcgTGGCCATGGTCTTCTGGATGTGA
- the chp gene encoding chaoptin, isoform D — translation MGLEFFFKFGYAFLTITLMIMIWMSLARASMFDREMEETHYPPCTYNVMCTCSKSSTDLGIVHCKNVPFPALPRMVNQSKVFMLHMENTGLREIEPYFLQSTGMYRLKISGNHLTEIPDDAFTGLERSLWELILPQNDLVEIPSKSLRHLQKLRHLDLGYNHITHIQHDSFRGLEDSLQTLILRENCISQLMSHSFSGLLILETLDLSGNNLFEIDPNVFVDGMPRLTRLLLTDNILSEIPYDALGPLKSLRTLDISHNVIWSLSGNETYEIKASTKLNLDNLHLEYNHIEVLPPNSFKYFDTVNRTFFDGNPIHTLREDAFKPARIREIYMRYCGLTNISPVAFDSLVNSLQILDLSGNNLTKLHHKLFNNFDVLRVISMRDNKIKIQKPTETFNAVHYTLLKLDLSGDRNDPTNLQTLRKMRNMRSLSISRLGSSSVGPEDFKDFGVELEDLQITRASLSGIQSHAFKHVRGLKRLDFSENGISSIENDAFHEIGHSLISLKMSHGYSGSALPAEPLRHLTSLQELDFSNNHISSMSDTSFHFLKNLRLLELHDNRIEQVLKGTFQGDIHSKLEEISLRFNHLTSISQHTFFDLEALRKLHLDDNKIDKIERRAFMNLDELEYLSLRGNKINNLADESFQNLPKLEILDMAFNQLPNFNFDYFDQVGTLSNLNVNVSHNQIRQLMYNSSWSGRNEHGGMYHSNIKILDLSHNNISIIHPGYFRPAEISLTHLHLGYNSLMNTTRDVFGNMPHLQWLDLSYNWIHELDFDAFKNTKQLQLVFFGHNYLSDIPQDIFKPVQGLRIVDFSHNHLRGLPDNLFYNGGMEKLDVSHNMMLKIPSSSLSSLAALTLCELHLSNNFISTIHSMDLSNKFRSLRYLDISYNYLLRIDDAVFATMPKLAVLDLSHNRDLKVMDKSFMGLENSLIKLGLENISLSTVPEIRLKYLREFRLGYNELPSIPQELAHNMSNLRMLDLSNNDLTNVPLMTQALPHLRRLMLSGNPITSLNNNSFDGVNEDLEMLDISNFRLHYFEYGCLDSLPHLRSLKLTAYSHLEHFNIPHLLRHHYNIRQLWIEAPQPFTRIVKKGSGPTQEMQTLQLGNPTDLQREMEGHLPSKLTNITFSGPQFTNLNERILRGMRSPYLYMQLFNTSLQALPPNFFKYMGRVRNISLDIRYHNRNLKKIPNPNTGAVPYLPNSVFLTDLKMSHTDLNCDCDLGWVEFWQRKRRQYICSSQTWTDTVFRTFMNSPCQVYGRHNCDEHDDDLRETRCENKGGQQLMEALKFDLECGWDNANCREAAFVVVMVCVAMVFWMXLLHFTYKTSTDFYTILEQVYGRQVI, via the exons ATG GGCCTCgaatttttctttaagttCGGCTATGCCTTCCTGACTATAACGCTCATGATCATGATCTGGATGTCGCTGGCTCGCGCCTCCATGTTCGATCGCGAGATGGAGGAGACGCATTACCCGCCCTGCACCTACAACGTGATGTGCACCTGCTCCAAGTCCTCCACGGATCTGGGGATAGTGCACTGCAAGAATGTTCCGTTTCCGGCACTGCCGCGCATGGTGAACCAGTCAAAG GTTTTCATGCTGCACATGGAGAACACAGGTCTGCGGGAGATTGAGCCCTACTTCCTGCAGTCCACGGGCATGTACCGCCTAAAGATCTCTGGGAACCATCTCACCGAGATCCCAGATGATGCCTTCACCGGCCTGGAGCGATCGCTGTGGGAGCTGATTCTGCCGCAGAACGACCTGGTGGAGATCCCGTCCAAGTCCCTGAGGCACCTGCAGAAGCTGCGTCATCTGGACCTGGGCTACAACCACATAACGCACATTCAGCACGACTCGTTCCGCGGCCTGGAGGACTCGCTGCAGACGCTGATCCTGCGCGAGAACTGCATATCGCAGCTGATGTCGCACAGCTTCTCCGGGCTCCTCATTCTTGAGACCCTCGACCTGAGTGGGAACAACCTGTTCGAGATCGATCCGAATGTGTTCGTCGATGGAATGCCGAGGCTGACCCGTCTGTTGCTCACGGACAATATCCTCTCGGAGATTCCGTACGACGCCCTGGGTCCGCTAAAGAGCCTTCGCACCCTAGATATCTCCCACAATGTGATCTGGTCGCTCAGTGGCAACGAAACCTACGAGATCAAGGCCAGCACCAAGCTGAATCTGGACAATCTACACCTGGAGTACAATCACATCGAGGTCCTGCCTCCCAATTCATTCAAGTACTTCGATACCGTCAACCGCACCTTCTTCGATGGCAATCCCATTCACACTCTGAGG GAAGATGCATTTAAGCCCGCTCGAATCAGGGAGATCTACATGCGCTACTGCGGCCTGACCAACATTTCGCCTGTGGCCTTTGACAGCCTGGTGAACAGCCTCCAGATCCTGGATTTGTCTGGCAACAATCTCACCAAGCTGCATCATAAGCTCTTCAACAATTTCGATGTCTTGAG GGTCATCAGCATGCGGGACAATAAGATCAAGATCCAGAAGCCCACGGAGACCTTCAATGCGGTGCACTACACCCTCCTGAAATTGGACCTGAGTGGAGACCGCAACGACCCCACCAATCTGCAGACCCTGCGCAA AATGCGGAACATGAGATCACTGTCGATCTCGCGCCTGGGATCCTCCTCCGTGGGACCCGAGGACTTCAAGGACTTCGGCGTGGAGCTGGAGGATCTGCAGATCACCAGGGCCAGTCTCTCCGGGATTCAATCGCACGCCTTCAAGCACGTTAGGGGTCTGAAAAGGCTGGACTTTAGCGAGAACGGAATATCAAGCATAGAGAACGATGCCTTCCATGAG ATTGGTCACTCGCTCATCTCTCTGAAGATGTCGCACGGCTATTCTGGCAGTGCCCTGCCAGCTGAACCCCTAAGGCATCTGACCTCCCTCCAAGAGCTGGACTTTAGCAACAATCACATCAGCAGCATGAGCGACACCAGTTTCCATTTCCTGAAGAACTTGCGGCTCCTAGAGCTTCATGACAACAGGATCGAGCAGGTTTTAAAGGGCACCTTCCAGGGCGACATTCACTCAAAGCTGGAGGAGATCTCGCTTCGCTTCAACCACCTGACCTCCATATCCCAGCATACCTTCTTCGATCTGGAAGCCTTGAGGAAACTGCATCTGGATGACAATAAGATTGACAAGATCGAGCGAAGAGCCTTTATGAACCTGGATGAGCTGGAGTATCTAAGCTTGAGGGGCAACAAGATAAACAACCTGGCCGACGAGTCCTTCCAGAACCTACCGAAACTGGAGATCCTGGACATGGCCTTCAATCAGCTACCCAACTTCAACTTTGACTACTTCGACCAAGTGGGTACCCTTTCGAATCTTAATGTGAACGTGAGCCACAATCAAATCAGGCAGTTGATGTACAATTCCTCGTGGAGTGGACGAAATGAACATG GTGGCATGTACCACTCGAATATTAAGATATTGGATCTTTCCCACAACAATATATCTATTATCCATCCTGGATACTTCCGGCCTGCTGAAATTTCGCTGACACACCTACATCTGGGCTACAATTCGCTGATG AACACGACTCGTGATGTCTTCGGCAACATGCCCCACTTGCAATGGCTGGACCTCAGCTACAACTGGATCCACGAACTGGACTTTGATGCCTTCAAGAACACCAAACAGCTCCAGCTGGTCTTCTTTGGCCACAATTACCTCAGTGACATTCCCCAGGATATATTCAAACCTGTCCAAGGCCTGCGCATCGTTGACTTCTCGCATAATCACCTGAGGGGCCTGCCCGACAATCTCTTCTACAACGGAGGCATGGAAAA ATTGGATGTGTCGCACAACATGATGTTGAAGATCCCCTCCTCATCGCTGTCCAGTTTGGCTGCGCTGACGCTTTGTGAACTGCACCTGTCCAACAACTTTATCTCTACCATTCACAGCATGGATTTGTCCAACAAGTTTAGA TCCCTGCGCTACCTGGACATCTCATACAACTATCTGCTGCGAATTGATGATGCAGTGTTCGCCACCATGCCAAAACTGGCCGTTCTGGACCTCTCCCACAATCGGGATCTGAAGGTGATGGATAAGTCGTTTATGGGCTTGGAGAACTCGCTGATCAAACTGGGCCTGGAGAACATTTCTCTGAGCACGGTGCCCGAGATTCGACTGAAGTATCTGCGGGAGTTCCGCCTGGGTTACAATGAGCTGCCCTCGATTCCGCAGGAACTAGCCCACAATATGAGTAATCTGCGCATGCTTGATCTCTCCAACAACGACTTGACCAATGTGCCACTGATGACCCAAGCTCTGCCCCACTTGAG ACGTCTGATGCTTTCTGGCAATCCCATAACCTCGCTGAACAACAACAGTTTTGATGGCGTGAACGAGGATCTTGAGATGCTGGATATATCGAATTTCCGGCTGCACTACTTCGAGTATGGCTGTTTGGACTCGTTGCCTCACTTGCGATCGCTTAAGCTCACTGCCTATTCCCACCTGGAGCACTTTAATATTCCACATCTGTTGCGCCACCATTACAATATCCGCCAGTTGTGGATCGAGGCCCCACAGCCCTTCACTCGCATTGTTAAGAAGGGATCTGGACCCACCCAGGAGATGCAGACCCTTCAGCTGGGCAATCCCACCGACTTGCAGCGCGAAATGGAGGGCCATCTGCCCTCCAAGCTGACCAACATCACCTTCAGTGGTCCCCAGTTCACCAACCTGAATGAACGCATTCTAAGA GGCATGCGTTCTCCATACCTCTACATGCAATTATTCAATACCTCGCTGCAAGCCTTGCCTCCGAACTTTTTTAAGTACATGGGCCGAGTTCGGAACATTTCGCTGGACATTCGCTACCACAACAGGAACCTGAAGAAGATTCCCAATCCAAACACTGGAGCTGTTCCCTATCTGCCGAATAGTGTGTTCCTCACGGACTTGAAGATGTCTCACACCGATCTCAACTGCGATTGCGACCTAGG GTGGGTGGAGTTTTGGCAGCGCAAGAGGCGCCAGTACATCTGCTCCTCCCAAACCTGGACCGATACCGTCTTCCGCACCTTCATGAACTCACCTTGCCAAGTGTACGGACGTCACAACTGCGACGAACACGACGATGACCTGAGGGAGACGCGCTGTGAGAACAAAGGAGGGCAACAGCTGATGGAG GCCCTCAAATTCGATCTGGAGTGCGGGTGGGACAATGCAAATTGCCGGGAGGCCGCCTttgtggtggtgatggtgtgcgTGGCCATGGTCTTCTGGATGTGACTTCTGCACTTTACATATAAGACGTCCACCGACTTTTATACCATTCTTGAGCAAGTCTACGGCAGACAGGTCATATGA